A window of Malania oleifera isolate guangnan ecotype guangnan chromosome 5, ASM2987363v1, whole genome shotgun sequence contains these coding sequences:
- the LOC131156724 gene encoding dirigent protein 4-like, which yields MEGRGMVVVYIFLVLCFSGDGIISPVQCGYHSRGGHRKPVKEKITQFHFFVHDTLDGANPSAVEIARPNATGGGDKSNPTPFGHLYAFNDILTEGPEATSKVIGNAQGAYLSSGRDTPTLMMYADFGFTTGKFNGSSFSVFSRNPITENIRELAVVGGRGKLRLARGFAEGPKPILLSNRQSQVGMPATEYFVPFFDT from the coding sequence atggaagGAAGAGGCATGGTCGTGGTGTATATTTTCTTGGTGCTATGTTTTTCCGGCGACGGCATTATCTCGCCGGTGCAATGTGGATACCACTCGAGAGGCGGTCACCGCAAACCCGTGAAGGAAAAGATCACTCAGTTCCACTTCTTCGTCCACGACACTCTCGACGGCGCCAACCCCAGCGCGGTGGAGATAGCTCGCCCCAACGCCACCGGCGGCGGCGACAAGTCCAATCCGACGCCGTTCGGTCACCTGTACGCCTTCAACGATATCCTCACCGAAGGCCCGGAGGCCACCTCCAAGGTCATCGGAAACGCCCAGGGCGCGTACCTGTCCTCCGGCCGCGACACGCCCACGCTGATGATGTACGCCGACTTTGGGTTCACCACCGGCAAGTTTAACGGCAGCTCCTTTAGCGTGTTCTCCCGGAATCCGATTACGGAGAATATCCGGGAGCTGGCGGTGGTCGGCGGGAGGGGGAAGCTGAGGCTGGCTAGAGGGTTTGCTGAGGGACCAAAACCGATCCTACTTTCGAACCGCCAGTCACAAGTGGGGATGCCAGCGACTGAGTACTTCGTACCATTCTTCGACACATAA
- the LOC131156723 gene encoding dirigent protein 4-like, which translates to MEVRGMLFIYILLVLCFSGDGIISPVQSRYYSSRAHRKPMTEKITHLHFFLHDILSGANPSAVEVASPATAAVGGDESNPTPFGHVYAINDLLTDGPEATSKVVGNAQGMYLSSGRETPSLVMYVDFGFTTGKFNGSSIGVFSRNPITEPNFREEAVVGGRGKLRMARGFAKVRTSYLNITNGDAILEYFVTVFH; encoded by the coding sequence ATGGAAGTAAGAGGTATGCTTTTTATTTACATTTTGTTGGTGCTGTGTTTTTCCGGCGACGGCATTATCTCGCCGGTGCAATCTAGATACTACTCAAGTCGTGCTCACCGCAAACCCATGACGGAAAAGATCACTCACCTCCACTTCTTCCTCCATGACATTCTCTCCGGCGCTAACCCCAGCGCGGTGGAGGTGGCCAGCCCCGCTACCGCCGCCGTTGGTGGCGACGAGTCCAACCCGACGCCGTTCGGCCACGTGTACGCGATTAACGATCTCCTCACTGACGGCCCCGAGGCCACCTCCAAGGTCGTGGGAAACGCCCAAGGCATGTACCTCTCTTCCGGCCGCGAGACGCCCTCGCTTGTCATGTACGTCGACTTTGGGTTCACCACCGGCAAGTTTAACGGCAGCTCCATCGGCGTGTTTTCCCGGAATCCGATTACGGAGCCGAACTTCCGGGAGGAGGCAGTGGTCGGCGGAAGGGGGAAGTTGAGGATGGCCAGAGGGTTTGCGAAGGTCAGGACGAGTTACCTGAACATCACTAATGGGGACGCCATTCTTGAATACTTCGTCACTGTCTTTCACTAG